A portion of the Colius striatus isolate bColStr4 chromosome 1, bColStr4.1.hap1, whole genome shotgun sequence genome contains these proteins:
- the NEK3 gene encoding serine/threonine-protein kinase Nek3 isoform X3, translating into MEEYKVLKVLGEGSFGRALLVHHRDSDQKYAMKEIRLPMSPSDLENSRKEAVLLAKMKHPNIVAYKDSFEADGHLYIVMEYCDDGDLMQKIKHQRGKLFPEDTILHWFVQMCLGVKHIHDKRVLHRDIKSKNVFLTQNGKVKLGDFGSARLIAHPLSYACTYVGTPYYVPPEIWESMPYNNKSDIWSLGCILYELCTLRHPQSKDESKHSPLERKNIAKDLSESTEEERKSEVETADVLPGITDLSHPHRRQWEKKTPNTVVDVLENASLLSFSFTPEEAKSGCVINYSENKPRKQWNKETPQTLMNILSNADVSLAFKTYTIYKPASENMCRGPLYDETEAPDEVDGERETVAIDPERLEPRSDEDDTDFEEDDPDWVSEIKTVLKHSD; encoded by the exons ATGGAAGAATATAAAGTGTTGAAAGTACTGGGAGAGGGGTCCTTTGGCAGAGCTCTCCTAGTTCATCACAGAGACAGTGACCAGAAGTATGCAATGAAGGAAATAAGACTTCCAATG TCTCCATCTGATCTAGAGAACTCTAGGAAGGAAGCAGTTCTTTTGGCTAAAATGAAACATCCAAATATTGTGGCCTATAAAGATTCATTTGAAG CTGATGGACATCTCTATATAGTGATGGAATATTGTGATGATGGAGATCTAATGCAAAAGATTAAACACCAAAGAGGAAAGTTGTTCCCTGAAGATACG ATCCTTCATTGGTTTGTGCAGATGTGTCTGGGTGTGAAGCACATTCATGATAAACGTGTGTTGCACAGGGATATCAAATCCAAG AACGTGTTCCTCACTCAAAATGGAAAAGTCAAATTGGGAGATTTTGGATCTGCACGCCTTATTGCACA TCCATTGTCGTATGCTTGCACCTATGTGGGAACTCCTTATTACGTACCTCCAGAAATATGGGAAAGCATGCCATACAACAACAAAAG TGATATATGGTCTCTGGGATGTATTCTGTATGAGCTGTGCACTCTTAGACATCCA caaagtaAGGATGAAAGTAAGCATAGCCccttagaaaggaaaaatattgcTAAGGATTTGAGTGAAagcacagaagaagaaaggaaatctgAGG TAGAAACTGCTGATGTCCTCCCAGGAATCACTGATTTGTCACATCCCCATAGGAGGCAGTGGGAAAAGAAGACACCCAATACTGTGGTGGATGTCCTGGAAAATGCATCTTTGCTTTCGTTCAGTTTTACACCCGAAGAGGCTAAAA GTGGCTGTGTTATAAACTACAGTGAAAATAAGCCACGTAAGCAGTGGAACAAAGAAACTCCTCAGACCCTGATGAACATTCTCAGCAACGCAGATGTCAGCTTAGCATTTAAAACATACACAATCTATAAACCAG CTTCTGAAAATATGTGTAGAGGTCCACTCTATGATGAAACGGAAGCGCCTGATGAAGTAGATGGTGAACGTGAAACTGTTGCTATAGACCCTGAGAGACTTGAGCCTAGATCTGATGAAGATGACAC GGACTTCGAGGAAGATGACCCAGACTGGGTGTCGGAAATTAAAACGGTACTGAAACACAGTGACTGA
- the NEK3 gene encoding serine/threonine-protein kinase Nek3 isoform X1, producing the protein MEEYKVLKVLGEGSFGRALLVHHRDSDQKYAMKEIRLPMSPSDLENSRKEAVLLAKMKHPNIVAYKDSFEADGHLYIVMEYCDDGDLMQKIKHQRGKLFPEDTILHWFVQMCLGVKHIHDKRVLHRDIKSKNVFLTQNGKVKLGDFGSARLIAHPLSYACTYVGTPYYVPPEIWESMPYNNKSDIWSLGCILYELCTLRHPFQANSWKHLILKICQGSYNPLPSHYSYELHYLIKQMFKRNPKNRPSASTILSRGCLTKLIKNCLPPETTNEFEQALRETQKHEGNAARSKGSVMAGGNSKYKRENRQSKDESKHSPLERKNIAKDLSESTEEERKSEVETADVLPGITDLSHPHRRQWEKKTPNTVVDVLENASLLSFSFTPEEAKSGCVINYSENKPRKQWNKETPQTLMNILSNADVSLAFKTYTIYKPASENMCRGPLYDETEAPDEVDGERETVAIDPERLEPRSDEDDTDFEEDDPDWVSEIKTVLKHSD; encoded by the exons ATGGAAGAATATAAAGTGTTGAAAGTACTGGGAGAGGGGTCCTTTGGCAGAGCTCTCCTAGTTCATCACAGAGACAGTGACCAGAAGTATGCAATGAAGGAAATAAGACTTCCAATG TCTCCATCTGATCTAGAGAACTCTAGGAAGGAAGCAGTTCTTTTGGCTAAAATGAAACATCCAAATATTGTGGCCTATAAAGATTCATTTGAAG CTGATGGACATCTCTATATAGTGATGGAATATTGTGATGATGGAGATCTAATGCAAAAGATTAAACACCAAAGAGGAAAGTTGTTCCCTGAAGATACG ATCCTTCATTGGTTTGTGCAGATGTGTCTGGGTGTGAAGCACATTCATGATAAACGTGTGTTGCACAGGGATATCAAATCCAAG AACGTGTTCCTCACTCAAAATGGAAAAGTCAAATTGGGAGATTTTGGATCTGCACGCCTTATTGCACA TCCATTGTCGTATGCTTGCACCTATGTGGGAACTCCTTATTACGTACCTCCAGAAATATGGGAAAGCATGCCATACAACAACAAAAG TGATATATGGTCTCTGGGATGTATTCTGTATGAGCTGTGCACTCTTAGACATCCA tttCAAGCCAACAGCTGGAAACATCTCATCCTTAAGATATGCCAAGGGTCCTACAATCCACTGCCATCTCACTATTCCTATGAACTTCACTACCTAATAAAACAGATGTTTAAGAGAAATCCCAAGAATCGCCCATCAGCCAGTACTATTCTTTCAAGAGGCTGCTTAACCAAACTTATCAAAAATTGTTTGCCTCCTGAG ACGACAAATGAGTTTGAACAGGCATTGAGGGAAACTCAGAAACATGAAGGCAACGCAGCAAGATCAAAAG GTAGTGTCATGGCTGGTGGAAACTCAAAATATAAGAGAGAAAATAGG caaagtaAGGATGAAAGTAAGCATAGCCccttagaaaggaaaaatattgcTAAGGATTTGAGTGAAagcacagaagaagaaaggaaatctgAGG TAGAAACTGCTGATGTCCTCCCAGGAATCACTGATTTGTCACATCCCCATAGGAGGCAGTGGGAAAAGAAGACACCCAATACTGTGGTGGATGTCCTGGAAAATGCATCTTTGCTTTCGTTCAGTTTTACACCCGAAGAGGCTAAAA GTGGCTGTGTTATAAACTACAGTGAAAATAAGCCACGTAAGCAGTGGAACAAAGAAACTCCTCAGACCCTGATGAACATTCTCAGCAACGCAGATGTCAGCTTAGCATTTAAAACATACACAATCTATAAACCAG CTTCTGAAAATATGTGTAGAGGTCCACTCTATGATGAAACGGAAGCGCCTGATGAAGTAGATGGTGAACGTGAAACTGTTGCTATAGACCCTGAGAGACTTGAGCCTAGATCTGATGAAGATGACAC GGACTTCGAGGAAGATGACCCAGACTGGGTGTCGGAAATTAAAACGGTACTGAAACACAGTGACTGA
- the NEK3 gene encoding serine/threonine-protein kinase Nek3 isoform X2 — MEEYKVLKVLGEGSFGRALLVHHRDSDQKYAMKEIRLPMSPSDLENSRKEAVLLAKMKHPNIVAYKDSFEADGHLYIVMEYCDDGDLMQKIKHQRGKLFPEDTNVFLTQNGKVKLGDFGSARLIAHPLSYACTYVGTPYYVPPEIWESMPYNNKSDIWSLGCILYELCTLRHPFQANSWKHLILKICQGSYNPLPSHYSYELHYLIKQMFKRNPKNRPSASTILSRGCLTKLIKNCLPPETTNEFEQALRETQKHEGNAARSKGSVMAGGNSKYKRENRQSKDESKHSPLERKNIAKDLSESTEEERKSEVETADVLPGITDLSHPHRRQWEKKTPNTVVDVLENASLLSFSFTPEEAKSGCVINYSENKPRKQWNKETPQTLMNILSNADVSLAFKTYTIYKPASENMCRGPLYDETEAPDEVDGERETVAIDPERLEPRSDEDDTDFEEDDPDWVSEIKTVLKHSD, encoded by the exons ATGGAAGAATATAAAGTGTTGAAAGTACTGGGAGAGGGGTCCTTTGGCAGAGCTCTCCTAGTTCATCACAGAGACAGTGACCAGAAGTATGCAATGAAGGAAATAAGACTTCCAATG TCTCCATCTGATCTAGAGAACTCTAGGAAGGAAGCAGTTCTTTTGGCTAAAATGAAACATCCAAATATTGTGGCCTATAAAGATTCATTTGAAG CTGATGGACATCTCTATATAGTGATGGAATATTGTGATGATGGAGATCTAATGCAAAAGATTAAACACCAAAGAGGAAAGTTGTTCCCTGAAGATACG AACGTGTTCCTCACTCAAAATGGAAAAGTCAAATTGGGAGATTTTGGATCTGCACGCCTTATTGCACA TCCATTGTCGTATGCTTGCACCTATGTGGGAACTCCTTATTACGTACCTCCAGAAATATGGGAAAGCATGCCATACAACAACAAAAG TGATATATGGTCTCTGGGATGTATTCTGTATGAGCTGTGCACTCTTAGACATCCA tttCAAGCCAACAGCTGGAAACATCTCATCCTTAAGATATGCCAAGGGTCCTACAATCCACTGCCATCTCACTATTCCTATGAACTTCACTACCTAATAAAACAGATGTTTAAGAGAAATCCCAAGAATCGCCCATCAGCCAGTACTATTCTTTCAAGAGGCTGCTTAACCAAACTTATCAAAAATTGTTTGCCTCCTGAG ACGACAAATGAGTTTGAACAGGCATTGAGGGAAACTCAGAAACATGAAGGCAACGCAGCAAGATCAAAAG GTAGTGTCATGGCTGGTGGAAACTCAAAATATAAGAGAGAAAATAGG caaagtaAGGATGAAAGTAAGCATAGCCccttagaaaggaaaaatattgcTAAGGATTTGAGTGAAagcacagaagaagaaaggaaatctgAGG TAGAAACTGCTGATGTCCTCCCAGGAATCACTGATTTGTCACATCCCCATAGGAGGCAGTGGGAAAAGAAGACACCCAATACTGTGGTGGATGTCCTGGAAAATGCATCTTTGCTTTCGTTCAGTTTTACACCCGAAGAGGCTAAAA GTGGCTGTGTTATAAACTACAGTGAAAATAAGCCACGTAAGCAGTGGAACAAAGAAACTCCTCAGACCCTGATGAACATTCTCAGCAACGCAGATGTCAGCTTAGCATTTAAAACATACACAATCTATAAACCAG CTTCTGAAAATATGTGTAGAGGTCCACTCTATGATGAAACGGAAGCGCCTGATGAAGTAGATGGTGAACGTGAAACTGTTGCTATAGACCCTGAGAGACTTGAGCCTAGATCTGATGAAGATGACAC GGACTTCGAGGAAGATGACCCAGACTGGGTGTCGGAAATTAAAACGGTACTGAAACACAGTGACTGA